A genomic region of Streptomyces sp. R33 contains the following coding sequences:
- a CDS encoding methyltransferase domain-containing protein, with the protein MSAHGIDRPADLDVVRESYDRVADNYADMVLTTGIGDIRRHPWLKASIDAFADTVSALGPVLDVGCGPGTVTAYLAERGLDVSGVDLSPRMIENARRLHPQCSFSVASATDLDLGEASLGGVLGWWSLFNLPREVLPQVLAMFARALKPGGHFITATHVGDEDLMRTEAYGGVSVRWTTHKWRPEQLVELIEQAGLLPVAELRLPADEHTGPGVVVMAKRPV; encoded by the coding sequence ATGAGCGCACACGGTATTGACCGTCCAGCCGATCTCGACGTGGTCCGGGAGTCCTATGACCGGGTCGCCGACAACTACGCCGACATGGTCTTGACGACTGGAATCGGCGACATCCGTCGCCATCCATGGCTCAAGGCCTCGATCGACGCCTTCGCCGACACCGTGAGCGCGCTCGGGCCTGTCCTCGATGTCGGCTGTGGACCCGGAACGGTGACCGCCTACCTCGCCGAACGCGGACTCGACGTGTCCGGAGTCGATCTCTCACCCCGCATGATCGAGAACGCCCGCCGTCTGCATCCGCAATGCAGCTTCAGCGTGGCCTCCGCCACCGACCTCGACCTTGGAGAAGCCTCCCTCGGCGGCGTACTCGGGTGGTGGTCACTGTTCAACCTCCCGCGCGAGGTACTTCCTCAGGTCCTCGCCATGTTCGCGCGCGCCCTCAAGCCGGGCGGCCACTTCATCACCGCGACACACGTCGGCGACGAAGACCTGATGCGCACCGAGGCGTACGGAGGCGTGTCCGTTCGTTGGACGACGCACAAGTGGCGGCCGGAACAGCTCGTGGAACTGATAGAGCAGGCGGGATTGCTCCCGGTCGCCGAACTCCGGCTCCCTGCAGACGAGCACACCGGGCCGGGTGTGGTCGTGATGGCCAAGCGGCCCGTCTGA